The Hyphomonas sediminis genome contains the following window.
CTCACCCGCACGGTCTATCTCTCGCTCGATCCCTATCAATGGGGCCGCCGCCGCCGGGGCGTGGAACAGCCCGGCGAAGTCTGCCACGGGCGCGCGGTGTCCCAAGTCGTCGAAAGCCGGCTGGAAGGCTTCGCGGAGGGCGATTTCGTCTTCAACACAAATGGCTGGCAAACTTATGGGCTCACGGGCGAGGGCATCTCCGCTTTCGGCTATATGTTCCCGCGCAAGCTCGATCCGGCGCTTGCGCCGATTTCCTCCGCTGTCGGTGTAATGGGTATGCTCGGGCTCACGGCCTATTCCGGGCTCTATGTGCAATGCGCTCCGCGCGCGGGCGAAACAGTCGTCATTTCTGCGGCGTCAGGCGGCGTGGGGCAGGTGGCCGGCCAGCTTGCCCGCCTGCGCGGCTGCCGCGTCGTCGGCATCGCGGGCCGCGAGGAAAAATGCGCCTATGTGCGTGATGAGTTGGGCTTTGACGAATGCGTCTCCCATCTCGCGCCCGATTTTCAGGAACGTCTGTATGCGGCGTGTCCGGATGGCATCGATGTCTATTTTGAAAATGTCGGCGGCGCTGTGTTCGAGGCAGTCCTTGGGCGCCTCACCCCGAATGCCCGCATCACGCTATGCGGCCTTGCTTCCCAATACGGCGCGATGGGGGAAGACATCATGCAGACCTGGCGCGAAACCGGCGCCCCGGTGTTCCGCCGTCAGAACGTTCAGGTCCACCCGCTATTCGTGGGCGACTATGTTGCCAGCCATCAGGATCAGTTCCTCAGCCAAATGTCCGGCTGGCTGAAAGCCGGCCAGATCCGCTACCGGGAAGACATCCACAAAGGCCTCGAAACCGCCCCCCGCGCTTTCCAGTCCATGCTCTCCGGCGGCACCTTCGGAAAAACGCTGGTGCAGGTGTCGGAGGATGCATCAGCAAGCCGGTAAAGCGCCTGAGTACAGGATACGCGACGCCAAAGCGCGCGGCCTGAAGTCTGGCAATCTCTTGAAAATGGTGCCCGGCGGCTGAATCGCGAACATGACTAATAGTTTGTAGTTAAAGAAAAATACCGCATGTTGGCATCAGGAGATGCCAACACCTCTGCCAACATGTTCAATTTGGTAGTTGGTTCGATGCCGTTTTCCACGGAAAACTGCGGCGCTTAGTTCCTCGTGCTCAAAAAATAGAGGCAGCTTTGTATGGCTACAGACAGGATAGGGCACTCATGAGCCGCAATTTTTATCCATGACACAGCCCTTTTTTTCGAGCGTGAACATGCGGGTGTCTCATCGAAGACCGCCAGGAAGTGCTGTCTCACATTCGGCGCCGGCTCATTGGGTGGCGAGGATGAAGATACGGTTCGTGCCGAGAATATAAGCCTCAGTCGTTCCGATAAGGCGAGAGCCGTTGCCGGAGATCACCATTTGCCCAGGAAAGATAGTTTCAGAGCCATCACCCGATGAGCCATATGTGCCCCTAAGATTACCCAGGGAATCGTAAGCCCAGATGTCGTCCACACCACTGCCCATGATCCCGCCATAAAAGACATCATTCAGATCAACTTCTGCGTTGTTCGGATACGCTCCGGCTGGCAGTCGCTGCACCTGCTGAAGCGTTTTTGAGTCGAAGACCAGGAATTCGTAGGGTGCACCGGAAGCAGCGAAGACACGGCTGCCATCGTTGGACAGAGCGACATCCGCGCCATTGGAACCGGTGCCATGCGCGACATTGCCATTCATCTCCACAATCAGTCGGCCTCCTTCAAGGTGGCTGTAGGACGTATCGAAGCAGTAGAGTGAATAAGGGCTGACGTACCTGTTGATTTGGCACACCCGTTCGCCGTTCCTGCTGACGGCAACAGAATTGACACCCTGGATGAACTTCTGGCTGTCAGGGTTCACAAAGCGTGTGCCGGTATCGAGATCATAGGTGTGTCCGCTTCCGGTAAAGAGTATGGTCTTGCCATCCACCCGGCCGATGGCCATCGAAGCATAGCCCCCGGCTGGCCAGGCAGGCAGCACGGTGCGGCTCGCCAGATCGACTGGCACCAGGACCGAGTTATTAGCATCGACAACGAAGAGCCGCCTGCCATCGGGTGTAATGGCCATCGTGTAGCTATTGGCCGCCACATCCTCAATGACGCCGGCGACCTCACCTGTGTAGATGTTGATGATGTCGACATCGCCCGACGAACCCTTGCTGACATAAACGTAGGGCCTTACCGGGTCGGCAATGATGTGCCGGTGCAGAAGGTCGATATCAACGAGCGGCTCGGGATCGGTTGTGCCAACCCAGAGGCCAACCTCAATGGTTTCTGTGTTGGCCACTGCCGGATCAGTGGCCCGGACCTCGACCCGTGCAGTGTGAACCGTATCGCTTGCGAGCCCGGAGGGATCGGCGCGCAGGGTCAGGACCCAGCCGGTTTCTCCTGACGGCGTGACACTCAGCCAGGAAGCTGAGCTCTGGGCGGTCCAGCCGAGCGGTTCCCCGGAGTTTTCGGAGACCATGATATCCCGCTCCAGGATCGAGCTACCGGGAAACCGGGAAAAGCTCACACCTGTTTCGGCGACAATGATGCGTCGCGGTTCAAGGGTGAGCTCGACGGGAATCCGTACCTGTTGATTGTAGACGGTGTCGGACACAGTAATTTCGGCTGTATGTACGCCTTCAGGCAGACCTGTCGGGTCGACCTCTACCGTGATCTCCGAAGGAGAGGTGCCGCCTGCTGGTACGGCGCGGGCCCAGCTCTGGTCAGAGGCGGCCTGCCAGGTAACATTCTGCCCGGTCAGCCGGACCTGCGTTGTTATAGGCGTTGTGGCGCCCACGCCTGCGATCAGGCGAATTGCACGGGGGGGCGCCGCGCGCAACGCGTCTTGCAGAAAGTATGTGACATCTACCCTTATTTGCCGAGGTGACTGGCTGTCGGAAATCACGAATGATCCCTCATTCGCCCCGAGGTTCGCGAAACCAGGGCTGGGTGCGACCCTTATGGTTGCATTGCCCGTGCCGCTGTCCTGGTTAAATACCAGCCAGGGTACATCGGAAGAGATTGTCCAGGGTACGCCGTCTCCACTGATTGTGATTGGTAGAGATGGAACGCCCCGAAAGGCCACTCCCTCGAATGACAGGGCCGTTGTTGACGCGGTAAGAAGGGGCCGTACCGGTAGATCTGCAGTGAACTGCCCGGGAAGCGCCGCGGCGGCGGCGAGATAGTCCTGCTCCAGCTTACCTGCGACCGTATCCTTTGCCGGGCTGGTAACCGGACTGGCGGCGGTTGCCTGAAAGGCGCCGAGGAACACTGCCTCCAGGCCAAATGTCTGGCCCGGCGCCGTCCCGCTTCGCGCGCGAAGCTGGCCGCCGTTTTCTGAAAAGTCGCCAAGTATGGCTGAGAGGCGTTCTTCCGGCGATCCTGCTTCGCGGAGCATTGCTGCTAGAATGCCGGCATTGATCATCGCGACACGCAGAGCCTGTTCCGATGCCCCTCCGCCGTCCGGCCTTGTGATATCCAGGTTTTCGATCGATGACAGCCGGACTTGCGGCAGCCCGAACAGGGTCGCCGCGCGGCTGTCCCCGGCGGCGACATCGGTCGCGTTGATGGCGCGCCCCTCGGCGGCGTCTTCGGTGTAGCGGGCTGCAAACGTCGTGAGAGCATTGACGTTGACCGTCAGGGTGCTGTTGTTTTCCGGGGACGGGACAAGGGCCGAGAGCTGGAAGTCCTCACCGATCTGCACCGTTGAGCCAAATGGGGGCGCCATTACAGCCGGGCTGGGCATCGCAGACCATTGTTGCTGTCGGATTACCCGTGACGGTGATCTTCAGGATGCCACCGCCAAAATTCAGGCTGGGACTGACTGACAGGTCAAAGCTTCCGTCTGCGCCATCGGTGGTAACAGTGGCCAGCACCTCGTCAGGATCGTTCGCATCGGACACTTTGACCGTTCCGCCGAAGATCATGCCCTTACTCGCGCTGCCATCGAGCTCGAAGCCTATGCCTGTTGGGGGCGGTGGCGGTGGCGGAGATGGGGGTGTGCCTGCAGACGGAGGCGGGGCCGAGGTTCCTGAAGAGCCACCGCCACCGCAGGCGGCCAGCGTTCCGGCCAAAAGCGTTGCGAGCAGGACAGCCTTAAGGCGGCCCGCGCCAGATCTGGAATATGTCACGACAGAGACCCTTTACCCCTGAAACCTTCAACATCAGCATCTTCAAACAAACGGTACCGTCAGCCAGTTTGAAACAGGCTTCTGAAAGGTCCCAGCAGAAAAAGACTGCTGATGCATTTGCGGGATGTCAACCTATGGTGGCGATTTTAACCATAGAAATAGTTCAAACTTACACAGTGCTTCGGCGGCTCCTTGCTGCACTTCCTCCCTTAGTGTTTTCAATCTCGGGCGCGCGGCGTCTGAACACGCGGACGCAGGCGGTCTAAGGTTGCCAGATGCTCCACGAGCGCGGCACCGCTGACTGTGCCCTGGTCTGTCCGTCCCTGGCTGGCGATGCCCGGTCGGGCGGCGAGCATCCGATGATGCCGCGCCTTGCGCTGTATGAACTGTACAACGCTTCGGGAGTGAATTTTTAAGCGCCTTCAGCATCGGATGGTTCAAGTTCTGTAAACGGACGTTTTGAACTGTATCAGGCGGGAATCGAGAAGCGTCGGGAGTCCGGAGGAAATTGTTGGCGAGCCCACCGATGCAAAGAACGGATGAAGTGCTCTTTAGTCCGACTGGCATGCCGTCAAAGCGGCAAGTCATTTTCCAGAGCTTTGACCCGCGGGGAGTTGCCTCAAGATAAAGGCCGCCTCCGTCGCTGTAACACCTTTGGCGACTGTCGGGTTCCCGACCGTTTCGATGCCAACAAAATGCCAACAGAAGAAATTTCTTCCAACGAAATTTAATGGACGCTGGCGGACGCGCATGGGCGTCTGTGTATAGGAAAATGGTGCCCGGGGGCGGAATCGAACCACCGACACGCGGATTTTCAATCCGCTGCTCTACCCCTGAGCTACCCGGGCGGGCCGAACGGGGAAGCGGCTACTTAACGAAGGCCGATGGCCTTGTCTACGCACAAATCAGTGGGATTCTGTATCATCTTCAGCTGACCGCCCGCCGGAGGTGTCTTCGGCGTCCTCTGCCGGGCGTCCGGCGATGACATAGCTGCCGTTCAGCCACTGGCCGAGGTCAGCGTCCGCGCAGCGTTTGGTGCAGAAGGGGCGGTATTCGGCGGCAACCGTCTGCTTGCGGCAACGCGCACACAGCGGCTTTTTCTGTTCGGGGGTAGCGAGCTTGCTCATCCCTCTGGGGATACCTCAAACCCGGCCCGCGCGTGAACCCCGATCGACAGCCGCGCGCCATATCTCTCCGCCAGCCGCGCCTGAGCCTCCAGGCCGCTGGCCGCCAGCCAGGCATGGGCCGCTTCCGGCAGGGCCAGCTTCAGCCGCCCCATCCGGTCATGGCTTGCCGCTTTCTCCAGCTGCCGCAGGCCTTCCAGCGCTGTGGTCTCCGGTGTCGGCGCGCCGGACACGTCCAGCATCCGCTCCGCCAGCGGCGTGATCCACCAACCGGTTGAGGCCTCCATCAGCCCCAGCTGTGAAACTGCCAGCGCCTTGGTGTGCCGTGTCGTCAGCCCGCTCCACGTGTCCTGGAACGCGGCCCTGATTCGCGTGCCTCCATCGCCCGCGACCGGGGCAACGCAGTCCAGCACGAACAGGCCGCCCAGCCCGCGCAGCAGGATCTGCCGCGCCAGCTCACCCGCCGCCTCCCGGTTGAGGGAGAGGGCGCGTGCCCCGGCGCTGCCCTTCATGGCGCGCCCGGCCGAATCAATGTCCGCCGCCGTCAGCGCCCGCGTCCGGTCGATATGCATCACCCCGCCACCCGGCAGGGTCACATCCGGATTGAGCGCGTCTTCGAAGGCGGCGCTCACTACCGGGGCGCCGGCGTTCACGTCTTCCACCGGGGCCGTTTCGCCGCCGTTCAGGAAGCGCCGCCAGGCGTCTGCGCCAGAGGGGGCAGGCGCAGTGTCCGGCGCGGTCAGCTTCACGCGCGGCAGTTTTCCGGCGCGCGCTTCGGAAACGACCTCAACCGTGACCAGACTGCCCTCACTGGGGACCAAACTGTCCCTGTTTGTCCTCAAAAA
Protein-coding sequences here:
- a CDS encoding BACON domain-containing protein, with product MAPPFGSTVQIGEDFQLSALVPSPENNSTLTVNVNALTTFAARYTEDAAEGRAINATDVAAGDSRAATLFGLPQVRLSSIENLDITRPDGGGASEQALRVAMINAGILAAMLREAGSPEERLSAILGDFSENGGQLRARSGTAPGQTFGLEAVFLGAFQATAASPVTSPAKDTVAGKLEQDYLAAAAALPGQFTADLPVRPLLTASTTALSFEGVAFRGVPSLPITISGDGVPWTISSDVPWLVFNQDSGTGNATIRVAPSPGFANLGANEGSFVISDSQSPRQIRVDVTYFLQDALRAAPPRAIRLIAGVGATTPITTQVRLTGQNVTWQAASDQSWARAVPAGGTSPSEITVEVDPTGLPEGVHTAEITVSDTVYNQQVRIPVELTLEPRRIIVAETGVSFSRFPGSSILERDIMVSENSGEPLGWTAQSSASWLSVTPSGETGWVLTLRADPSGLASDTVHTARVEVRATDPAVANTETIEVGLWVGTTDPEPLVDIDLLHRHIIADPVRPYVYVSKGSSGDVDIINIYTGEVAGVIEDVAANSYTMAITPDGRRLFVVDANNSVLVPVDLASRTVLPAWPAGGYASMAIGRVDGKTILFTGSGHTYDLDTGTRFVNPDSQKFIQGVNSVAVSRNGERVCQINRYVSPYSLYCFDTSYSHLEGGRLIVEMNGNVAHGTGSNGADVALSNDGSRVFAASGAPYEFLVFDSKTLQQVQRLPAGAYPNNAEVDLNDVFYGGIMGSGVDDIWAYDSLGNLRGTYGSSGDGSETIFPGQMVISGNGSRLIGTTEAYILGTNRIFILATQ
- a CDS encoding NADP-dependent oxidoreductase; amino-acid sequence: MPGRINPHWVLARTPPEGWPSDADFAWREAPAPSPQPGQMLTRTVYLSLDPYQWGRRRRGVEQPGEVCHGRAVSQVVESRLEGFAEGDFVFNTNGWQTYGLTGEGISAFGYMFPRKLDPALAPISSAVGVMGMLGLTAYSGLYVQCAPRAGETVVISAASGGVGQVAGQLARLRGCRVVGIAGREEKCAYVRDELGFDECVSHLAPDFQERLYAACPDGIDVYFENVGGAVFEAVLGRLTPNARITLCGLASQYGAMGEDIMQTWRETGAPVFRRQNVQVHPLFVGDYVASHQDQFLSQMSGWLKAGQIRYREDIHKGLETAPRAFQSMLSGGTFGKTLVQVSEDASASR
- a CDS encoding DNA gyrase inhibitor YacG — encoded protein: MSKLATPEQKKPLCARCRKQTVAAEYRPFCTKRCADADLGQWLNGSYVIAGRPAEDAEDTSGGRSAEDDTESH
- a CDS encoding ribonuclease E/G; translated protein: MPIARLLREQTIGETRWLALDTDGRPAATYLERASNTAAFGARLEGRIGKTDPGAGGTFVLLSGSDSVFLRTNRDSLVPSEGSLVTVEVVSEARAGKLPRVKLTAPDTAPAPSGADAWRRFLNGGETAPVEDVNAGAPVVSAAFEDALNPDVTLPGGGVMHIDRTRALTAADIDSAGRAMKGSAGARALSLNREAAGELARQILLRGLGGLFVLDCVAPVAGDGGTRIRAAFQDTWSGLTTRHTKALAVSQLGLMEASTGWWITPLAERMLDVSGAPTPETTALEGLRQLEKAASHDRMGRLKLALPEAAHAWLAASGLEAQARLAERYGARLSIGVHARAGFEVSPEG